Within Cyanobium sp. AMD-g, the genomic segment CTGTCCATGCTGGTCGGGGGCATCGGGCGCAGTGAGCAGCGTTTCCAGCCGGTGGTGGCCCGGGTCAATGGCTCGGCCATGACCCTGGCGGTCCTGGCGATTCTGATCCCGAGCCTGCGGGGGATGGTGGGCGGCGAGGCCGGGGGGTTGGATGCGGGGGCCGCTGAGTCCTTTTCCCTCTTCGTGGCCTGGGTGCTGCTGGCCGTCTACGCCCTCACGCTGCTGTTCTCCCTGAAAACCCATCGCACCCTCTACGCCGTGGCGGAGGCTGACCTGGTCGTACCTGGTGAAGACACCGGTGATGGCGCTGAGCCCGCCCATCGGCCGCCCCTGCTCCCCTGGGTCGCGGTGCTCCTGGCGGCCACCGTTGGTCTTGCCTATGCCTCCGAGCTGTTCGTGGGCGTCGTTGAGACCGTCACCGAATCCCTGGGCCTCTCGGCCCTGTTCACCGGCGTGGTGCTGCTGCCCCTGCTGGGCGGTGCCGCGGAATACCTCACCGCCGTGAGCATGGCCCGCAAGGACAAGATGGACCTGGCCGTCTCGGTGGCCCTGGGCTCCACCCTGCTGGTGGGATTGCTGGTGGTGCCCGTGCTGCTGCTGGTGGCCCCCCTGCTCGGCCATCCCCTCGACCTCAGCTTCAACGTCTATGAGGTGGTGGCGGTGGCCACGGCCGTTCTGGTGAGCAACCTGGTCAGCCTCGACGGCCGTTCCGACTGGCTTGAGGGGGTGCTGCTGCTGGCGGCCTACGCCATCCTCGCGGCTGGCTTCTTCTTCCAGAGCAGCCCCCTGCCATGAGCACCAAACCTGACGATCGCTCCCTGGCCGCCGCCGCTGCTCCGCCCCTGGCCCTGCGCTCGGGTGGCCCCTGGACGCGTCTGCGCCATGGGGCCGGCCTGCAGCTGCTGCTCACCCTTCTGGTTCTGCTGGCGGCCCTGCTGCTGGGGCTGGCCTGGCTGGCCGTGCCGGCGTCCCTGCTGACGCTGGTGCTGGCACTGCGCCAACTGCTGCCTCCGCTCTGGCAGCTCCTGGCCCGCCACCTCGAAGACCCCCCCACCGTCCGGCTTGTGGCCACCGTGGCCCTGGTGCTGGCCCTGCTGTCGATTCCCCTGGCCCTCGGCTGGCTCGACCCGCTGCTGGCGATCTACCGCAACGGCGACTGGGAGGCGATCGGTGCCTTCGGCGAGGGGGTGATCGGGGCCGTCGGCTCG encodes:
- the cax gene encoding calcium/proton exchanger; protein product: MPARLRIAIGLLAMLPVAAAADRFHWGDGVVFVTSILSIIPLAILLSTATEELSLTLGPSIGALLNALFGNATELIIALAALRAGLVDIVKASITGTVMANLLLALGLSMLVGGIGRSEQRFQPVVARVNGSAMTLAVLAILIPSLRGMVGGEAGGLDAGAAESFSLFVAWVLLAVYALTLLFSLKTHRTLYAVAEADLVVPGEDTGDGAEPAHRPPLLPWVAVLLAATVGLAYASELFVGVVETVTESLGLSALFTGVVLLPLLGGAAEYLTAVSMARKDKMDLAVSVALGSTLLVGLLVVPVLLLVAPLLGHPLDLSFNVYEVVAVATAVLVSNLVSLDGRSDWLEGVLLLAAYAILAAGFFFQSSPLP